A single region of the Nocardioides ochotonae genome encodes:
- the mfd gene encoding transcription-repair coupling factor encodes MSLNGLADAVLADPTLAGALADAGPGKVRSLDLTAPESLRPFVVTGLVREGRTVLAVTATSREAEDLVDALGCFLDPATVAYYPSWETLPHERLSPRSDTIGRRLAVLRRLCHPGDDVSNGPLQVVVAPVRSVLQPQVKGLGDLAPVEIVSGASASLDDVVRRLADAAYSRVDLVEKRGEFAVRGGIVDVFPPTEEHPLRVEFWGDEVEEIRAFSVADQRTLEKVERLWAPPCRELLLTEEVRARAAELGRSHPQLLELTDKIAAGIAVEGMESLAPVLVDDMELLVDLMPARTHVLVMDPERVRTRAQDLVATSEEFLGASWAAAASGGTAPIDLGAASYRSVGDVRDHALDLGLPWWTLSPFGLDDQQAAPVPSSAEDAGVPSRGLPMRPVDAYRGDTERATRDLQRWTDDGYRAVLVYAGHGSAERAVEVLSERDVSARFLEGIESGEELLPTTVAVTVGGLAHGFVDDTNRLVLLTGDDVSGQKSSTRDMRKMPVRRRKQIDPLELKTGDYVVHEQHGVGRFVEMKQREAGGAVREYLVLEYGASKRGAPPDRLYVPADALDQVTRYVGGEQPSLDRLGGADWTKRKNRARKAVREIAAELIKLYAARQATKGYAFGPDTPWQRELEDAFPFTETPDQLSTVEEVKADMRQTVPMDRLICGDVGYGKTEIAVRAAFKAVQDGKQVAVLVPTTLLVTQHLSTFAERMSNFPVNLKALSRFQSDKEAKEVMAGLADGTVDIVVGTHRLLNPDIRFKDLGLIIVDEEQRFGVEHKEQMKRLRTSVDVLSMSATPIPRTLEMAITGIREMSTIATPPEERHPVLTYVGPYEDRQVVAALRRELLRDGQVFYIHNRVNSIEKAAARLRELVPEARVATAHGQMGEKQLEQVMLDFWEKRFDVLVCTTLVESGLDVSNANTMIIERADTLGLSQLHQLRGRVGRSRERAYAYFLYPGEKPLTETAHERLATLAQHSDLGGGMAIAMKDLEIRGAGNLLGGAQSGHIEDVGFDLYVRLVGEAVNEFKGDTEPELNEVRIELPVDAHLPHDYIPSERLRLEMYKRLAEVRTDEDVDAINEELVDRYGEPPIVVISLLLVARFRARARQAGVGEVTIAGKNVRFAPVSLPESRVVRLNRMYPRSIVKPQVDTILVPRPQTAPVGGKPIDGIALLEWARHVIDAIIDPDNAVTKTDPKSKP; translated from the coding sequence GTGAGTCTCAACGGCCTCGCCGATGCCGTGCTCGCCGACCCGACCCTCGCCGGTGCCCTGGCCGACGCCGGCCCCGGAAAGGTCAGGTCCCTGGACCTCACCGCCCCCGAGTCGCTGCGCCCGTTCGTGGTCACCGGCCTGGTCCGCGAGGGCCGCACGGTGCTCGCGGTGACGGCGACCTCGCGCGAGGCCGAGGACCTGGTCGACGCTCTCGGCTGCTTCCTGGACCCCGCGACGGTGGCCTACTACCCCAGCTGGGAGACGCTGCCGCACGAGCGGCTCAGCCCCCGCAGCGACACCATCGGGCGCCGGCTCGCGGTCCTGCGCCGCCTGTGCCACCCCGGTGACGACGTCAGCAACGGGCCCCTGCAGGTCGTGGTCGCGCCGGTGCGCTCGGTGCTCCAGCCGCAGGTCAAGGGCCTCGGCGACCTGGCCCCGGTGGAGATCGTCTCCGGCGCCAGCGCCTCCCTCGACGACGTCGTACGCCGGCTGGCCGACGCCGCCTACTCGCGCGTCGACCTGGTCGAGAAGCGCGGCGAGTTCGCGGTGCGCGGCGGCATCGTCGACGTCTTCCCGCCCACCGAGGAGCACCCGCTCCGGGTGGAGTTCTGGGGCGACGAGGTCGAGGAGATCCGCGCCTTCTCCGTCGCCGACCAGCGCACCCTGGAGAAGGTCGAGCGGCTCTGGGCGCCGCCGTGCCGCGAGCTGCTGCTCACCGAGGAGGTGCGCGCGCGTGCCGCCGAGCTCGGCCGCAGCCACCCCCAGCTGCTCGAGCTCACCGACAAGATCGCCGCCGGCATCGCCGTCGAGGGCATGGAGTCCCTGGCCCCGGTGCTCGTCGACGACATGGAGCTGCTGGTCGACCTGATGCCCGCGCGCACCCACGTGCTGGTCATGGACCCCGAGCGGGTCCGCACCCGCGCCCAGGACCTGGTCGCGACCAGCGAGGAGTTCCTCGGCGCCAGCTGGGCCGCGGCGGCCAGCGGCGGGACGGCCCCGATCGACCTCGGCGCCGCGTCGTACCGCTCGGTCGGCGACGTACGCGACCACGCCCTCGACCTGGGGCTGCCCTGGTGGACGCTGAGCCCGTTCGGCCTCGACGACCAGCAGGCCGCGCCGGTCCCGTCCTCGGCCGAGGACGCCGGCGTGCCGAGCCGCGGGCTGCCGATGCGCCCGGTCGACGCCTATCGCGGCGACACCGAGCGCGCCACCCGCGACCTGCAGCGCTGGACCGACGACGGCTATCGCGCGGTGCTCGTCTACGCCGGGCACGGCTCCGCGGAGCGTGCCGTGGAGGTGCTCAGCGAGCGGGACGTCTCCGCGCGCTTCCTCGAGGGCATCGAGAGCGGCGAGGAGCTGCTGCCGACCACCGTGGCGGTCACCGTCGGCGGGCTGGCGCACGGCTTCGTCGACGACACCAACCGGCTGGTGCTGCTGACCGGCGACGACGTGTCGGGGCAGAAGAGCTCCACGCGCGACATGCGCAAGATGCCGGTGCGCCGGCGCAAGCAGATCGACCCGCTCGAGCTCAAGACCGGCGACTACGTCGTGCACGAGCAGCACGGCGTGGGCCGCTTCGTGGAGATGAAGCAGCGCGAGGCCGGCGGCGCGGTGCGCGAGTATCTCGTCCTCGAGTACGGCGCCTCCAAGCGCGGCGCCCCGCCGGACCGGCTCTACGTGCCGGCCGACGCCCTCGACCAGGTGACCCGCTACGTCGGCGGCGAGCAGCCCAGCCTGGACCGTCTCGGCGGCGCCGACTGGACCAAGCGCAAGAACCGCGCCCGCAAGGCGGTCCGGGAGATCGCCGCCGAGCTGATCAAGCTGTACGCCGCGCGCCAGGCCACCAAGGGCTACGCCTTCGGCCCGGACACGCCCTGGCAGCGCGAGCTCGAGGACGCCTTCCCCTTCACCGAGACCCCCGACCAGCTCAGCACCGTCGAGGAGGTCAAGGCCGACATGCGCCAGACCGTCCCGATGGACCGGCTGATCTGCGGCGACGTCGGCTACGGCAAGACCGAGATCGCGGTGCGCGCGGCGTTCAAGGCGGTGCAGGACGGCAAGCAGGTGGCCGTCCTGGTGCCGACCACGCTGCTGGTCACCCAGCACCTCTCGACGTTCGCCGAGCGGATGAGCAACTTCCCGGTCAACCTCAAGGCGCTCTCGCGCTTCCAGAGCGACAAGGAGGCCAAGGAGGTGATGGCCGGCCTCGCCGACGGCACCGTCGACATCGTGGTCGGCACCCACCGGCTGCTGAACCCCGACATCCGGTTCAAGGACCTCGGCCTGATCATCGTCGACGAGGAGCAGCGCTTCGGTGTCGAGCACAAGGAGCAGATGAAGCGGCTGCGCACCTCCGTCGACGTGCTCTCGATGTCCGCGACGCCGATCCCGCGCACCCTGGAGATGGCGATCACCGGCATCCGCGAGATGTCCACGATCGCGACCCCGCCGGAGGAGCGGCACCCGGTGCTCACCTACGTCGGTCCCTACGAGGACCGCCAGGTGGTCGCCGCGCTGCGCCGCGAGCTGCTCCGCGACGGCCAGGTGTTCTACATCCACAACCGGGTCAACTCCATCGAGAAGGCCGCCGCCCGCCTGCGCGAGCTGGTGCCCGAGGCGCGGGTCGCGACCGCGCACGGCCAGATGGGGGAGAAGCAGCTCGAGCAGGTCATGCTCGACTTCTGGGAGAAGCGCTTCGACGTGCTGGTCTGCACGACGCTGGTCGAGTCCGGCCTCGACGTGTCCAACGCCAACACGATGATCATCGAGCGTGCCGACACCCTCGGCCTGTCCCAGCTGCACCAGCTGCGCGGCCGGGTCGGCCGCTCGCGCGAGCGGGCATACGCCTACTTCCTCTACCCCGGCGAGAAGCCGCTGACCGAGACCGCCCACGAGCGGCTCGCGACCCTGGCCCAGCACTCCGACCTCGGCGGCGGCATGGCGATCGCGATGAAGGACCTGGAGATCCGCGGCGCCGGCAACCTGCTGGGCGGCGCGCAGTCCGGGCACATCGAGGACGTCGGGTTCGACCTCTACGTCCGACTGGTCGGCGAGGCGGTCAACGAGTTCAAGGGCGACACCGAGCCCGAGCTCAACGAGGTGCGCATCGAGCTGCCGGTCGACGCCCACCTGCCGCACGACTACATCCCCAGCGAGCGGCTGCGCCTGGAGATGTACAAGCGCCTGGCCGAGGTGCGCACCGACGAGGACGTCGACGCCATCAACGAGGAGCTCGTCGACCGGTACGGCGAGCCGCCGATCGTCGTCATCTCGCTGCTGCTGGTCGCGCGGTTCCGGGCGCGGGCGCGGCAGGCGGGGGTCGGCGAGGTCACGATCGCGGGCAAGAACGTCCGTTTCGCACCGGTCTCGCTGCCCGAGTCGCGGGTGGTGCGGCTGAACCGGATGTACCCGCGCTCCATCGTCAAGCCCCAGGTCGACACGATCCTGGTGCCGCGACCGCAGACCGCACCGGTCGGGGGCAAGCCCATCGACGGGATCGCCCTGCTTGAATGGGCCCGCCATGTGATCGACGCCATCATCGACCCCGACAATGCGGTCACCAAGACCGACCCGAAGTCGAAGCCCTAG
- a CDS encoding lycopene cyclase domain-containing protein, translating to MTYVLVSSAFVAVTLAVLAVAAVVGRPDRRWWAATGLTLAALMVLTAVFDNLMIAVDLFGYVDDQISGLKIGLAPIEDFAWPVAAVAGLPALALLVDRVLDRPDRSDRPAR from the coding sequence ATGACCTACGTGCTCGTCTCCTCCGCGTTCGTCGCGGTGACCCTCGCGGTGCTCGCCGTCGCTGCGGTCGTGGGACGTCCGGACCGGCGCTGGTGGGCCGCGACCGGCCTCACCCTGGCCGCGCTGATGGTGCTGACCGCCGTCTTCGACAACCTGATGATCGCGGTGGACCTGTTCGGCTACGTCGACGACCAGATCTCCGGGCTCAAGATCGGCCTCGCCCCGATCGAGGACTTCGCCTGGCCGGTGGCGGCCGTCGCCGGCCTGCCCGCGCTCGCGCTGCTGGTGGACCGGGTGCTCGACCGGCCCGATCGGTCCGATCGGCCTGCTCGGTGA
- a CDS encoding HNH endonuclease signature motif containing protein: protein MPDHELPDCDTPAAVLAFAQEQRAAVQRGEVLILEAALVWAAMHPEETVTDAEPAAGLVFGELAVPLAGEGTPLVAEFAPMELGAALGMSTDAARGLVGDALELAHRLPRIFKRIRAGDVPVWKGRRIAQLTTTLPPAGAEFVDRQLAASVDKIGWAAIGRLVDRARAMFDPEGAEKQRREAADGRRFDVHTREAAHEGIVHVEGVLDLADAMDLETAIRHGAEELAVLGSAESLDVRRSMAAGELARRQLAFDLRAEAGDGTASVLKPRQVVIHVHLSDAAISRNEAGIAHVEETRSIVSTDQVRDWCSSDAQVVIKPVIDLEGHHHTDAYAIPDKLTEQTRLTQPVCAFPWCERPARRCDTDHVTAHGADGPTCSCNLAPLCRRHHRAKTHTAWTYDKTDAATYLWRSPHGLHLVKDRATTRLLTAHPPDE from the coding sequence ATGCCCGACCACGAGCTCCCCGACTGCGACACCCCAGCCGCCGTGCTGGCGTTCGCGCAGGAGCAGCGGGCCGCGGTGCAGCGGGGCGAGGTGCTGATCCTGGAGGCCGCCCTGGTGTGGGCGGCGATGCACCCGGAGGAGACGGTCACCGACGCTGAGCCCGCCGCCGGGCTGGTGTTCGGAGAGCTGGCAGTCCCGCTCGCAGGTGAGGGGACGCCGCTGGTCGCGGAGTTCGCACCGATGGAGCTCGGTGCCGCGCTCGGCATGTCCACCGACGCCGCCCGAGGCCTCGTCGGCGATGCCCTGGAGCTGGCCCACCGGCTGCCGCGGATCTTCAAGCGCATTCGCGCCGGCGACGTCCCCGTCTGGAAGGGACGCCGGATCGCGCAGCTCACCACCACGCTGCCGCCGGCCGGCGCCGAGTTCGTGGACCGCCAGCTCGCCGCGTCCGTCGACAAGATCGGGTGGGCGGCGATCGGGCGGCTCGTCGACCGAGCCCGGGCGATGTTCGACCCCGAGGGTGCGGAGAAGCAGCGCCGCGAGGCCGCGGACGGGCGACGCTTCGACGTGCACACCCGCGAGGCCGCCCACGAGGGCATCGTCCACGTCGAAGGGGTCCTCGACCTCGCCGACGCAATGGACCTGGAAACTGCGATCCGCCACGGAGCCGAGGAGCTGGCGGTGCTCGGGTCCGCCGAGTCGTTGGACGTGCGTCGTTCGATGGCCGCCGGCGAGCTCGCCCGACGACAGCTCGCCTTCGACCTCCGCGCCGAAGCAGGTGACGGCACCGCGTCGGTCCTCAAGCCGCGGCAGGTCGTCATCCACGTCCACCTCTCCGACGCTGCGATCAGTCGCAACGAGGCCGGCATCGCCCACGTCGAGGAGACCCGCTCGATCGTCTCCACCGACCAGGTCCGCGACTGGTGCAGCAGCGACGCGCAGGTGGTGATCAAGCCGGTCATCGACCTCGAGGGCCACCACCACACCGACGCCTATGCGATCCCCGACAAGCTCACCGAGCAGACCCGGCTCACCCAGCCGGTGTGCGCCTTTCCGTGGTGTGAACGCCCGGCCCGCCGCTGCGACACCGACCACGTCACCGCACACGGTGCGGACGGACCGACGTGCAGCTGCAACCTGGCGCCGTTGTGTCGGCGACATCACCGGGCCAAGACCCACACGGCCTGGACCTACGACAAGACCGACGCCGCGACCTACCTCTGGCGATCACCCCACGGCCTTCACCTCGTGAAGGACCGGGCCACCACTCGCCTCCTCACCGCCCACCCGCCGGACGAGTAG
- a CDS encoding lycopene cyclase domain-containing protein, protein MSLAYLASIIVSGFCMGLVDHRWKLFVFDRPRRALVLLAVGLVYFLAWDLVAIGLEIYHRGESEAMTGIEVAPELPLEELFFIVFLCYVTMVLHGLFRMLLGSLSSGDRGQREALR, encoded by the coding sequence ATGAGCCTGGCGTACCTGGCGTCGATCATCGTCTCGGGGTTCTGCATGGGCCTGGTCGACCACCGCTGGAAGCTGTTCGTCTTCGACCGGCCCCGTCGCGCGCTCGTGCTGCTCGCGGTCGGGCTGGTCTACTTCCTCGCCTGGGACCTGGTGGCGATCGGCCTGGAGATCTACCACCGCGGCGAGTCGGAGGCCATGACCGGTATCGAGGTGGCTCCCGAGCTGCCGCTGGAGGAGCTCTTCTTCATCGTGTTCCTGTGCTACGTGACGATGGTGCTGCACGGGTTGTTCCGGATGCTGCTGGGCTCCCTGAGCAGCGGGGACCGCGGGCAGCGGGAGGCGCTGCGATGA
- a CDS encoding glycosyltransferase: MRRPPARPHPRHPSVSVVIPARDDAAALERCLTLLARQSVAAYEVIVVDNASTDETAEVAGRHGARVVHEATPGIPQAAATGYDAARGDVIARLDADSRPGRTWVSRIGRRMADPRLDAATGTGRFYDLPPLLGRPVALVYLGAYYALCHLALGHTALWGSSMALRRSAWERVRDRVHRDDAELHDDLDLAFVLGPHARIRLDPSLDVGVSARSLHGLAQLRRRLDRAVRTLRVNWADQPPWLRWRDRFDRDRATSRSSSTRTAA, from the coding sequence ATGAGAAGACCCCCGGCGCGGCCGCACCCGCGCCACCCCAGCGTGTCGGTGGTCATCCCCGCCCGCGACGACGCCGCCGCCCTCGAGCGCTGCCTGACGTTGCTGGCCCGTCAGAGCGTCGCGGCGTACGAGGTGATCGTGGTCGACAACGCCTCCACCGACGAGACCGCGGAGGTCGCCGGCCGCCACGGCGCCCGGGTGGTGCACGAGGCGACGCCCGGCATCCCGCAGGCGGCCGCGACCGGGTACGACGCGGCGCGCGGCGACGTCATCGCCCGGCTGGACGCCGACTCACGGCCCGGGCGGACCTGGGTCTCGCGGATCGGGCGCCGGATGGCCGACCCCCGCCTGGACGCGGCGACCGGGACCGGCAGGTTCTACGACCTGCCCCCGCTGCTCGGCCGCCCGGTGGCGCTGGTCTACCTCGGGGCCTACTACGCGCTGTGCCACCTCGCGCTCGGCCACACCGCGCTGTGGGGCTCCAGCATGGCGCTGCGCCGCTCGGCCTGGGAGCGCGTGCGCGACCGCGTGCACCGCGACGACGCCGAGCTGCACGACGACCTCGACCTCGCCTTCGTGCTCGGCCCGCACGCCCGCATCCGCCTCGACCCCAGCCTCGACGTGGGCGTCTCCGCGCGCTCGCTGCACGGCCTCGCCCAGCTGCGCCGCCGCCTGGACCGCGCCGTCCGCACGCTGCGCGTCAACTGGGCCGACCAGCCGCCGTGGCTGCGTTGGCGCGACCGGTTCGACCGCGACCGGGCTACCAGCCGATCGTCATCCACAAGAACAGCTGCGTGA
- a CDS encoding prenyltransferase, with the protein MSAWGQVLASSRPLSWINTAYPFAAAYLLAGGRPDGAAEWWVLVLGTLWFLVPYNLLMYGVNDVFDYESDIRNPRKGGVEGVVLDRGVHRRTIWAAVLSNLPFVVALVALGDLASTAVLAVSVFAVVAYSAPGLRFKERPFLDSITSSTHFVSPAVFGLAISGASLDATSFAALAGFFLWGMGSHAFGAVQDIEADRAGGIGSVGTVMGASTTTWFALGCYVVAGLLLLTLPWPASLSALLVLPYVANVAPYVRLSDAECERANAGWRRFLWLNFLSGFLVTQLFLWMTIGW; encoded by the coding sequence GTGAGCGCCTGGGGCCAGGTCCTCGCGTCGTCACGACCGCTGAGCTGGATCAACACCGCCTACCCGTTCGCCGCGGCGTACCTGCTCGCCGGCGGGCGCCCCGACGGCGCCGCCGAGTGGTGGGTCCTGGTGCTGGGGACGCTGTGGTTCCTGGTGCCGTACAACCTGCTGATGTACGGGGTGAACGACGTCTTCGACTATGAGTCCGACATCCGCAACCCGCGCAAGGGCGGGGTCGAGGGGGTCGTGCTCGACCGCGGCGTGCACCGGCGCACGATCTGGGCGGCGGTGCTCTCGAACCTGCCGTTCGTGGTGGCGCTGGTCGCGCTCGGCGACCTCGCCTCGACCGCGGTGCTGGCGGTGAGCGTGTTCGCGGTGGTCGCCTACTCCGCGCCGGGGCTGCGGTTCAAGGAGCGCCCGTTCCTGGACTCGATCACCTCGAGCACCCACTTCGTCTCCCCTGCCGTCTTCGGGCTGGCGATCAGCGGGGCCTCGCTCGACGCGACCTCGTTCGCGGCGCTGGCCGGGTTCTTCCTGTGGGGCATGGGCTCGCACGCCTTCGGTGCGGTGCAGGACATCGAGGCCGACCGGGCCGGCGGGATCGGCTCGGTCGGGACCGTCATGGGTGCCTCGACGACCACCTGGTTCGCGCTCGGCTGCTACGTCGTGGCCGGGCTGCTGCTGCTCACCCTGCCGTGGCCGGCCTCCCTGTCGGCGCTGCTGGTGCTGCCCTACGTCGCCAACGTCGCGCCGTACGTGCGCCTGAGCGACGCGGAGTGCGAGCGCGCGAACGCCGGGTGGCGCCGGTTCCTGTGGCTGAACTTCCTGAGCGGGTTCCTCGTCACGCAGCTGTTCTTGTGGATGACGATCGGCTGGTAG
- a CDS encoding phytoene/squalene synthase family protein has product MSAVEPRPEPSAEPPPDGPHLLYDQVAEASAALVIERYSSSFGLASRLLAEPVRTQVRNVYALVRVADEVVDAPRPDSTRAQQAHVLDELEAEVRVALVRGHSSNLVVHAFARTARRCGIGHDLIDPFFASMRTDLFRAEHDQASFDRYVYGSAEVIGLMCLRAFLAEEPEPDTAYDALAGGAQRLGAAFQKVNFLRDLATDDGLLGRSYFPGVDPARLDDATRDRLLDDIDADLAAAAAVIPDLPPSSRRAVSVAHGLFAELAARLRRTPASEIRARRVRVPGPVKARIAARCLLRGPR; this is encoded by the coding sequence ATGAGCGCCGTCGAGCCCCGCCCCGAGCCGAGCGCCGAGCCGCCCCCCGACGGCCCCCACCTGCTCTACGACCAGGTCGCCGAGGCCAGTGCGGCGCTGGTGATCGAGCGCTACTCCAGCTCCTTCGGCCTCGCCAGCCGGCTGCTCGCCGAGCCGGTCCGCACCCAGGTGCGCAACGTCTATGCGCTGGTCCGGGTCGCCGACGAGGTCGTCGACGCACCGCGCCCCGACTCCACCCGCGCCCAGCAGGCCCACGTCCTCGACGAGCTGGAGGCCGAGGTCCGCGTGGCCCTGGTGCGCGGACACAGCAGCAACCTGGTCGTCCACGCCTTCGCCCGCACCGCCCGCCGGTGCGGCATCGGCCACGACCTCATCGACCCGTTCTTCGCCTCGATGCGCACCGACCTGTTCCGCGCCGAGCACGACCAGGCGAGCTTCGATCGCTACGTCTACGGCTCGGCCGAGGTGATCGGGCTGATGTGCCTGCGCGCGTTCCTCGCCGAGGAGCCCGAGCCCGACACGGCGTACGACGCGCTGGCCGGCGGCGCCCAGCGCCTCGGCGCGGCCTTCCAGAAGGTCAACTTCCTGCGCGACCTGGCCACCGACGACGGGTTGCTGGGACGCAGCTACTTCCCCGGCGTGGACCCGGCGCGGCTCGACGATGCGACCCGCGACCGGCTGCTCGACGACATCGACGCCGACCTCGCGGCCGCCGCGGCGGTGATCCCCGACCTGCCGCCCAGCAGCCGGCGCGCCGTCAGCGTCGCCCACGGGCTCTTCGCCGAGCTCGCCGCCCGGCTGCGGCGTACGCCGGCAAGTGAGATCCGCGCCCGCCGGGTGCGGGTCCCCGGGCCGGTCAAGGCCCGCATCGCCGCCCGCTGCCTGCTGCGGGGCCCCCGATGA
- a CDS encoding MazG family protein — MPETGPGAPPALEELLEVMRRLRAECPWKAEQTHRSLARYLLEETHETLEAIDTGDAAHLREELGDLLLQVYFHAVIAEESGAFDLDDVARGITDKMVRRNPHVFAPAEPGADRERPGDAAAVNEAWEAIKAEEKSARTSVLDGIAPTLPALLYADKALDRLARAGRPLTPDPASPDLGERLLALVAEARAAGIDPEQALRDTVREHTRGH; from the coding sequence ATGCCGGAGACCGGACCGGGGGCGCCGCCCGCGCTGGAGGAACTGCTCGAGGTGATGCGCCGACTGCGGGCCGAGTGTCCGTGGAAGGCGGAGCAGACGCACCGCTCGCTCGCGCGCTACCTGCTCGAGGAGACCCACGAGACCCTCGAGGCCATCGACACCGGCGACGCCGCACACCTGCGCGAGGAGCTCGGCGACCTGCTGCTGCAGGTGTACTTCCACGCCGTCATCGCCGAGGAGTCCGGCGCCTTCGACCTCGACGACGTCGCCCGCGGCATCACCGACAAGATGGTGCGCCGCAACCCGCACGTCTTCGCGCCGGCCGAGCCAGGCGCGGACCGCGAGCGCCCCGGTGACGCCGCCGCCGTCAACGAGGCATGGGAGGCGATCAAGGCCGAGGAGAAGAGTGCCCGCACCTCGGTCCTCGACGGCATCGCGCCCACCCTCCCTGCCCTGCTGTACGCCGACAAGGCCCTCGACCGCCTCGCCCGTGCCGGCCGGCCGCTCACCCCCGACCCCGCCTCGCCCGACCTCGGCGAGCGCCTTCTCGCCCTGGTCGCCGAGGCCCGCGCCGCCGGGATCGACCCCGAGCAGGCGCTCCGCGACACCGTCCGCGAGCACACCCGCGGCCACTGA
- the crtI gene encoding phytoene desaturase family protein: MRAAHRGAATATPPGTAVVIGGGISGLATAALLAHEGWSVDLLERQDVVGGRAGRWEVDGYRFDTGPSWYLMPEVFDHFFELLGTSTAEQLDLVTLDPGYRVFFEGREQPLDLRRERAANEALFESVEPGGGAALSAYLDSAQHVYELAVQRFLYTSFDSPTTMLNAEVLRNGPRLSSLLTRSLESHVGARFDDERLRQVLGYPAVFLGTSPERAPSMYHLMSWMDLADGVRYPQGGFTTIIDAIARLAAARGARLRTGCTVEAVRTTRSGRSARVEGVRYVDADGARHDLDADLVVGAADLHHLETRLLPRDLQTFPESWWRRRDPGPGGVLALLGVDGELPELAHHSLFFTRDWRRNFDDIFGSARQVPDPASLYVCRPSATDPSVAPAGKENLFVLIPVPADTGIGRGGLDGAGDPGVEKAVDAAIAEIGSWAGVSDLASRVEVRRTIGPADFAADLNSWSGGMLGPGHTLKQSAFFRAANVSRKVEGLVYAGYATRPGVGLPMCLISAELVLKRLRGDTSPGPSLVAGAGRGA; this comes from the coding sequence ATGAGGGCCGCGCACCGCGGCGCCGCCACCGCCACCCCGCCCGGCACCGCCGTCGTCATCGGCGGCGGGATCAGCGGGCTGGCCACGGCCGCCCTGCTGGCCCACGAGGGCTGGTCGGTCGACCTGCTCGAGCGCCAGGACGTCGTCGGCGGCCGCGCGGGTCGCTGGGAGGTCGACGGCTACCGCTTCGACACCGGCCCGTCGTGGTACCTGATGCCCGAGGTCTTCGACCACTTCTTCGAGCTGCTCGGCACCTCCACGGCCGAGCAGCTCGACCTCGTCACCCTCGACCCGGGCTACCGGGTCTTCTTCGAGGGCCGCGAGCAGCCCCTCGACCTGCGCCGCGAGCGGGCGGCCAACGAGGCGCTCTTCGAGTCTGTCGAGCCGGGCGGCGGGGCCGCGCTGTCGGCGTACCTCGACTCCGCCCAGCATGTCTACGAGCTGGCGGTGCAGCGCTTCCTCTACACCAGCTTCGACTCCCCCACCACCATGCTCAACGCCGAGGTGCTGCGCAACGGACCGCGACTCTCCTCGCTGCTGACCCGGTCGCTGGAGTCCCACGTCGGGGCCCGCTTCGACGACGAGCGGCTGCGCCAGGTGCTCGGCTACCCGGCGGTCTTCCTCGGCACCTCCCCCGAGCGCGCGCCCAGCATGTACCACCTGATGAGCTGGATGGACCTCGCCGACGGCGTGCGCTACCCGCAGGGCGGGTTCACCACGATCATCGACGCGATCGCGCGGCTGGCCGCCGCGCGCGGCGCCCGGCTGCGCACCGGGTGCACCGTCGAGGCGGTCCGCACCACCCGCAGCGGGCGCTCGGCCCGGGTCGAGGGGGTCCGCTACGTCGATGCCGACGGCGCGCGGCACGACCTGGACGCCGACCTGGTCGTGGGCGCCGCCGACCTGCACCACCTGGAGACCCGGCTGCTGCCGCGCGACCTGCAGACCTTCCCCGAGTCGTGGTGGCGCCGCCGTGACCCGGGGCCGGGCGGCGTGCTCGCGCTGCTGGGCGTCGACGGCGAGCTGCCCGAGCTCGCCCACCACTCGCTGTTCTTCACCCGTGACTGGCGGCGCAACTTCGACGACATCTTCGGCTCCGCCCGGCAGGTCCCGGACCCGGCGTCGCTCTACGTGTGCCGGCCCTCCGCGACCGACCCGAGCGTGGCGCCCGCGGGCAAGGAGAACCTCTTCGTGCTGATCCCCGTGCCGGCCGACACCGGCATCGGTCGCGGTGGCCTCGACGGCGCCGGCGACCCGGGGGTCGAGAAGGCCGTCGATGCCGCGATCGCCGAGATCGGCTCCTGGGCCGGCGTGTCGGACCTCGCCTCGCGGGTCGAGGTTCGCCGTACGATCGGGCCGGCCGACTTCGCGGCCGACCTCAACTCCTGGAGCGGCGGAATGCTCGGCCCCGGCCACACCCTCAAGCAGAGCGCGTTCTTCCGCGCCGCCAACGTCTCGCGCAAGGTGGAGGGCCTGGTGTACGCCGGCTACGCCACCCGCCCCGGCGTCGGTCTGCCCATGTGCCTGATCAGCGCCGAGCTGGTGCTCAAGCGGCTGCGGGGAGACACCTCCCCCGGGCCGTCGCTGGTCGCGGGCGCAGGACGGGGCGCATGA